CGCTTTTTATGAAGAACCGGAATCGCCGGACGCCGCCCTTTATGCTTCAGAAGCGCATTATCCCCGGCGATCGAAACAACCAGATAATCCCCCAACGCCCGGGCCTGCGAAAAAAACTCCACATGTCCCCCATGAATGATGTCATAACACCCGCTGATAAAAACTTTTTTCATCGTCAATTATTTATAAGCGTCTTTCGGGCCACTGGCAATCCCTGATCAGATCTAAACTAAAAAAAATCTGTTACTTGTTAAACTCAGCCAGTTCCTGCGCAATTTGCGCATAGAGTGCAGCAGTCCATGCTGGCACATCCGTCATCTTTTCGGGAATTTTTTCCTTTCGGAAATCTACCGGACTGATAATCACCTTGATATTTTTCACCCCCGTTTTTGCTGCTATCACAAAGAGTTCCTCAATTGCAGTATCTCCAACGGGAATACACCCAATCGTTACAGACCTCCCATGGATCATAATATCCCCACCGAGATTCACCCGACCGTCTAGCTTTGCCATACGCTGGTCAAATTCATTTGGGTAATCCACACGGAGACTCAAGTGATAGAGGCTATTAGGATTCAAGGATACGATCTTGTAAATCCCCTCGGGGATCTGCTCATCCCCTTCTTTGAGTTTCGGCCCTGATTTTCCACTAAATGCGGTAAAAGGATAAGAGCGGATGAATTTAAACTTTCCATCCGGTCCTGAAGCGTAAAGTTCGAGAACACGTTCATTTTTGAGCCCGACCAGAACAATTTGCGCAGGCGGCCACGCAATTTGCGCCCGATCAAAATATGGTTTCAACCGTGCAACGGCACCCGGCGCAAATTGCTCCAAGCGATCATCGATCGTGAATTTTTTTTCAGCCATTTTGATTTTAGCGAGTTGTCCCGCCATTGTTAAGGCCGGGTAACAAAACCAGATAACTATTCCGCAAATCAATACTAGAAGGGCCAGCCTGATTAATCTCACTTTACCAGTCACAAATCCCTCAAATATGTTTACTATCGTTCTCGTCCTTCGTGGTGTAACCGGAGTCTTGGCGCTTGAAATTGACCTCGTTCTTCTTGAGATAGGCATTAAACACATCATCGGCACTCATCCCCAGGACTTGAGCCATGGAAATCAGGAAATGGAAAAGGTCCACCACCTCTACCCGGGCATTTTGCTCGTCGAATTTCTGGTATTTAGCCCACCACTTCCATGGCATGCTATCGGTGAGCTCGGCGAGTTCCTGCTGTGTCGCCCTCACATAATTTAAAATCCATTTGGCTTTCTCTTCATCATCCATCTTGGCGGTGTCGACGCCGATACGGAGATTTAAGGCCTGTTGCATACGGAACATTTCTCGGAGTTGATCTATGGCTTCGCTCATAAGTAGGGCGGATTATGGAAAGCAATTTGCCCGATGTAAAGCGTTCTATTCTCCGGAGTATTGAGTTCGACATTTCTCTTCCCTCCTTACAAACATGAATAAACCCTCAATTTTACATCTTGTCATATTCATCCGCCCTTTTGGATCCATACCTGATGGGACCTATCCCTTGATTCATTTCATTTTAAGGTTTTTGGAATATCAAGCTTTAACTCGCCGCATATCCCATCGCCGTATGGCTCGAAAGTCATGATTAAAAATTGCCCTGTTTTCAAAGCCAAATTTAAGCTTATATTGAATCCATGGGCATCGCTTTCATAGTGGATTATATCAAGAATTTGAGTTTTCTCGAGGTATGGGAGTTACTCAGCTATGTTGTCACCGTCATCGGGTTACCTCTGGCGATCTACACCTATATGCAAGAGCGGAAAAAGGAACGGGAGAATGACGAAGAGGAAATCTACCAAGAACTCATGACCTCCTACACGAATTTCCTGATTCTCGCGATGGAGAATTCCGACCTTAAACTGCTGAGAAAAGATTTTAGCGGGATCAAACTTGACGACGAACAAAATGAGCGCAAATACGCCCTCTTCGAGATACTTACCTCGCTTTTTGAACGTGTTTATATCCTGACCTATGACGAAAAAATGGACAAACAAGGCATTCGCCGCTGGAAATCTTGGGAAGATTATATGAGGGAATGGTGCCGCCGGGCTGACTTCCGGAAAGATTTGCCGGAATTACTGAGTGGTGAGGATCAAGATTTTTCTAATTATATTATGACTATTGCGACTCAAGAAGAGGCTAAACTTTCTGGAAAAAATGAATCATCCACTTGAATTTTTACTGATTTGAGGCACTACTTTAAACATTCATCACAACAAAGGATTTAAGATTCAATGGAAAATGTCGTCATTATAGGATCAGGTTGCGCCGGATTTACCTCGGCCATTTATACAGCCCGTGCAGGCTTAAAACCCCTCATGTTTACCGGCATCATGCCCGGAGGGCTACTTACTACCACCACGATCGTGGAGAATTTTCCGGGTTTTGAAAATGGCATCGATGGATTTACCCTCATGATGACCATGCGCAAACAGGCGGAACGTTTCGGCACCGTCATGCGGGATCTCGAGCTTGTCGAAAAGGTCGAGCCAAAAGGAAAATATTTTGTCGTTCACTCTGGCGGCGAACAAATCGAGGCTAAAACTGTCATTATCGCCACAGGGGCCGGACACCGCCATCTCGGGTTGGAGAGCGAACACCTTCTTGAAAATAAAGGGGTTACATATTGCGCGACCTGTGACGGTCCTAATCCCATTTTCCGTAATCAACCCCTGGTTGTTGTCGGTGGCGGGGACTCTGCCCTCGAGGAGGCCACGTTCCTCACTCGGTTCGGGTCAAAAGTTTATCTCATTCATCGCCGCGAACAGCTCCGGGCTTCAAAAATCATGCAAGAACGGGCTCTGGCTAATGAAAAAATCGAGTTCGTCTGGAATTCCGTCGTCGAAGACATCCTCGACCCGAAACAAGACAAAGTCACCGGGGTAAAAATCAAGAATATTGTGGACGGTTCGACCAAAACCCTCGATTGCGCCGGGGTTTTTGTCGCCATCGGACATATACCAAATACCCAGTTTGTCAGGGACTTAGTAGACGTGGATGAGGATGGCTACATTCAATGCACTCGTGGAAGCGAAACCAAAACCCCCGGTCTTTTCGCCGCAGGGGATTGTGTTGACCGCACTTACCGCCAAGCCATCACAGCAGCCGGCCTCGGTTGCGCCGCCGCCATCGATGCCGAGCGTTATCTGGCTGCCCAGGAATCTTGAGCAAACATCATTTCAGAGATAAACCACAGATCAACGCAGATTATCACAGATTTGTTTTATGATCGCAGCTTGCTCCGGATTATCCGG
This genomic window from Verrucomicrobiota bacterium contains:
- a CDS encoding dUTPase, translated to MSEAIDQLREMFRMQQALNLRIGVDTAKMDDEEKAKWILNYVRATQQELAELTDSMPWKWWAKYQKFDEQNARVEVVDLFHFLISMAQVLGMSADDVFNAYLKKNEVNFKRQDSGYTTKDENDSKHI
- the trxB gene encoding thioredoxin-disulfide reductase; its protein translation is MENVVIIGSGCAGFTSAIYTARAGLKPLMFTGIMPGGLLTTTTIVENFPGFENGIDGFTLMMTMRKQAERFGTVMRDLELVEKVEPKGKYFVVHSGGEQIEAKTVIIATGAGHRHLGLESEHLLENKGVTYCATCDGPNPIFRNQPLVVVGGGDSALEEATFLTRFGSKVYLIHRREQLRASKIMQERALANEKIEFVWNSVVEDILDPKQDKVTGVKIKNIVDGSTKTLDCAGVFVAIGHIPNTQFVRDLVDVDEDGYIQCTRGSETKTPGLFAAGDCVDRTYRQAITAAGLGCAAAIDAERYLAAQES